In Silene latifolia isolate original U9 population chromosome X, ASM4854445v1, whole genome shotgun sequence, the following proteins share a genomic window:
- the LOC141618666 gene encoding uncharacterized protein LOC141618666, with the protein MKLIQDHFPNFIISKPYFLIFIFLVMHHINTASTALLSINYPGNQTDHIALLAIKSQLVDHPNGVLTSWNNSVHHCNWEGVTCGQENNRVTILDLHSEGLAGTISPFIGNLSFLETILLYNNNLHGQIPSELGNLVYLQNLSLFQNTLSGEIPANLSGCVNLRNLSIAFNQFEGKLPVELRTLSKLEIFAIHNNNCTGPLFDIISNLTSLRFISTDYNAFTGTIPNSIGRFQNLSILSLYVNEFFGTIPKSFYNLSSLQKVNLAYNHFTGELPDDIGFTLPHLTWFFLFGNIFSGSIPTTLVNLTHIELIDLGYNNLTGKVPPGFEQLHNLTYLTLSFNYLTDDINFISTLVNCTKLRLLDLRGGGFTGDLPASIGNLNTGLQKLGLGSNDISGIIPAGIINLTNLTILDMSNCMFTGALPRDIGKLRNLEQILFYSNRLTGKIPESLASIPRLTELYLEENIFEGSIPPSLGNCQSLLTLNLSYNKLNGTLNTELLKGSAKFVQLDLSHNHLEGSIPSEISQQTSLGYFRVSENKFTGVIPDGLGQCVTLQQLYMDGNSFHGAIPSSFASLSSLEEIDLSDNDFSGSIPNFFSKFSSLYYLNLSYNDFEGRVPTNTVFANKSAIYLAGNKKLCGGISDLHLPKCPEKKIMETSNRRKKTQIMKVIIPTVCTLFGVLVMTIGLYLAYIKSKKKQVSSGLEMGKSFLKVSYDMLLKATDGFSSDKLLGAGTFGSVFEGIMDGKTVAVKVLNLQQRGASKSFIAECKALRNIRHRNLVGIITACSSTDFQRNDFKALVYEFMPNGSLDRWLNGAGNMNILQRVDIAIDMAHALNYLHHDCETPIVHCDLKPSNILLDHDMIAHVGDFGLAKILTQPLHPNQSSTIGVRGTVGYVAPEYGLGSEPSTDGDVYSYGILLLELMTGKRPTDNMFKEGFNLHMYAKAALPDQVMQIVDPSLQDNENTEEVENRREIQDSYHQKRECIFALVSVGVACSDHSPEDRMKIPDVISRLQAAKYNLLNPTRTRH; encoded by the exons ATGAAACTAATCCAAGATCATTTTCCAAATTTCATTATCTCCAAACCCTATTTTctgatttttatttttcttgtgaTGCACCATATTAATACAGCAAGTACAGCCTTGCTTAGTATTAATTACCCTGGCAACCAAACTGACCATATTGCATTGTTAGCCATTAAGAGCCAACTAGTAGACCACCCTAACGGGGTGTTAACCTCGTGGAATAACTCGGTTCACCATTGTAATTGGGAAGGAGTTACTTGTGGTCAAGAAAATAATCGAGTAACAATTTTAGACCTTCACTCTGAAGGCCTAGCGGGAACCATATCTCCTTTCATAGGGAACCTTAGTTTCCTCGAAACTATACTTCTTTACAATAATAATCTTCATGGACAAATTCCTTCTGAGTTGGGTAATTTGGTTTACTTACAAAACCTATCACTTTTTCAGAACACCCTTTCAGGTGAAATTCCGGCTAACTTATCCGGCTGTGTCAACCTTAGAAATCTTTCTATAGCGTTCAATCAGTTCGAGGGGAAACTCCCTGTCGAATTAAGGACATTGTCCAAGCTAGAAATCTTTGCCATTCACAACAACAATTGTACAGGGCCTCTGTTCGACATCATATCAAACCTGACTTCCTTGCGATTCATATCTACTGATTACAATGCGTTTACAGGAACTATTCCTAACAGCATTGGTAGGTTTCAAAACCTATCTATACTTAGCCTCTACGTAAATGAATTCTTCGGGACAATTCCTAAGTCCTTCTACAATCTCTCATCACTACAAAAAGTTAATCTCGCTTACAACCATTTTACAGGAGAACTTCCAGACGATATAGGTTTCACTCTTCCCCATTTGACATGGTTTTTCCTCTTTGGAAACATATTTTCAGGATCGATTCCAACCACTTTAGTAAACCTAACACATATTGAGTTAATTGATCTAGGTTATAATAACTTAACTGGAAAAGTCCCTCCAGGTTTCGAGCAACTCCATAATCTAACTTATTTAACCCTTTCTTTCAATTACCTTACAGATGACATAAACTTCATAAGTACGTTAGTTAATTGCACCAAATTACGATTACTAGATTTAAGAGGGGGTGGATTTACGGGAGACTTACCTGCATCGATAGGCAATCTGAACACCGGTTTACAAAAGCTTGGACTTGGAAGCAATGACATAAGCGGAATAATTCCGGCAGGTATCATCAATCTCACTAATCTTACTATTTTGGACATGAGTAACTGCATGTTCACAGGAGCTCTTCCTCGCGATATTGGGAAGTTGCGAAACTTGGAACAAATCCTTTTCTATTCCAACAGACTGACAGGTAAAATTCCTGAATCTCTCGCAAGTATCCCACGCCTGACTGAGCTTTATTTAGAAGAAAACATATTCGAAGGGAGCATACCTCCGAGTCTTGGGAATTGCCAGAGCCTTTTGACCTTGAATTTGTCGTATAACAAACTCAATGGAACCTTGAACACCGAACTGTTAAAAGGATCCGCTAAATTTGTTCAGTTAGATTTGTCTCACAATCATTTGGAAGGGTCCATACCTTCCGAGATCAGTCAACAAACAAGCCTAGGATACTTTAGAGTATCCGAAAATAAGTTTACAGGTGTGATTCCTGATGGCCTTGGTCAATGTGTTACCCTCCAACAATTGTATATGGATGGTAACTCCTTCCACGGAGCTATTCCTTCATCCTTTGCTTCTTTGTCAAGCCTTGAAGAAATCGACTTGTCTGATAATGATTTTTCTGGCTCAATCCCAAATTTCTTCTCTAAATTTTCCTCATTATACTATCTAAACTTATCGTACAATGATTTTGAGGGAAGAGTTCCGACAAATACAGTATTTGCAAATAAAAGTGCAATATACCTTGCTGGTAACAAGAAGCTCTGTGGAGGAATTTCAGACCTGCATTTACCCAAATGCCCGGAAAAGAAAATCATGGAAACGAGCAACAGAAGGAAAAAGACCCAAATTATGAAAGTGATAATTCCAACTGTTTGCACACTGTTTGGTGTGCTGGTCATGACAATAGGGTTGTACCTGGCTTAtataaaaagtaaaaagaaacaaGTTTCATCCGGTTTGGAGATGGGAAAATCATTCCTGAAAGTGTCTTACGACATGCTACTCAAAGCAACAGATGGTTTCTCTTCGGATAAGCTACTGGGAGCAGGTACTTTTGGGTCTGTGTTTGAAGGAATAATGGACGGAAAGACGGTTGCTGTAAAAGTTCTGAACTTGCAGCAGCGTGGCGCATCAAAGAGTTTCATAGCAGAGTGTAAGGCTTTAAGGAATATTCGTCATAGAAATTTGGTGGGAATTATAACTGCTTGCTCTAGTACCGATTTTCAAAGAAATGATTTTAAAGCTCTAGTGTACGAGTTTATGCCCAACGGAAGCCTTGACAGATGGTTAAATGGTGCTGGAAATATGAACATTCTTCAAAGGGTTGATATAGCAATCGATATGGCTCATGCACTCAATTATCTCCACCACGACTGTGAAACTCCGATTGTTCACTGTGACCTAAAACCGAGCAACATATTGCTCGATCATGACATGATTGCCCACGTTGGTGATTTCGGACTAGCGAAGATCCTTACACAACCTCTACATCCTAATCAAAGTAGCACAATTGGAGTCAGGGGCACCGTTGGCTATGTTGCTCCAG AGTACGGCTTAGGAAGTGAACCATCCACAGATGGTGATGTATACAGTTACGGAATACTGTTACTTGAGCTCATGACAGGAAAGAGACCCACAGACAACATGTTTAAGGAAGGTTTCAATCTTCACATGTATGCGAAAGCAGCGTTACCTGACCAAGTGATGCAGATTGTAGACCCGTCTCTCCAAGACAACGAAAACACTGAAGAAGTCGAAAACAGAAGAGAAATCCAAGACAGTTATCATCAGAAAAGGGAATGCATTTTTGCCTTGGTTAGTGTCGGGGTGGCATGCTCTGACCATTCACCAGAAGATCGAATGAAGATCCCAGATGTTATAAGTAGGCTTCAAGCAGCCAAATACAACCTGCTCAATCCTACACGCACTCGTCATTGA
- the LOC141620866 gene encoding putative LRR receptor-like serine/threonine-protein kinase At3g47570 yields MEKSKRRKKSLAIKVIIPISCILLGVLTLVVGLYVACIRSKKTHVSPDSEMGKSFLKVSYDMLLKATDGFSSDKLLGAGTFGSVFEGIMDGKTVAVKVLNLQQRGASKSFIAECKALRNIRHRNLVGIITACSSTDFQRNDFKALVYEFMPNGSLDRWLNGAGNLNILQRVNVAIDMAHALNYLHHECETPIVHTDLKPSNILLDHDMIAHVGDFGLAKILTQPLHPNQSSTIGVRGTVGYVAPGMTSSQFSLFPK; encoded by the coding sequence ATGGAAAAGAGCAAGAGAAGGAAAAAGTCTCTTGCCATCAAAGTGATAATACCAATTAGTTGTATCCTGCTTGGTGTTCTGACCTTGGTGGTAGGATTGTATGTGGCTTGTATCAGAAGCAAAAAGACACATGTTTCGCCTGATTCGGAGATGGGGAAATCATTCCTGAAAGTGTCTTACGACATGCTACTCAAAGCCACAGATGGTTTCTCTTCGGATAAGCTACTGGGAGCAGGTACTTTTGGGTCTGTGTTTGAAGGAATAATGGACGGAAAGACAGTTGCTGTAAAAGTTCTGAACTTGCAGCAGCGTGGCGCATCAAAGAGTTTCATAGCAGAGTGTAAGGCTTTAAGGAATATTCGTCATAGAAATTTGGTCGGAATTATAACTGCTTGCTCCAGTACCGATTTTCAAAGAAATGATTTTAAAGCTCTAGTGTACGAGTTTATGCCCAACGGAAGCCTTGACAGATGGTTAAATGGTGCTGGAAATTTGAACATTCTTCAAAGGGTTAATGTAGCAATCGATATGGCTCATGCACTCAATTATCTCCACCACGAGTGTGAAACTCCGATTGTTCACACTGACCTAAAACCAAGCAACATATTGCTCGATCATGACATGATTGCCCACGTTGGTGATTTCGGACTAGCGAAGATCCTTACACAACCTCTACATCCTAATCAAAGTAGCACAATTGGAGTAAGGGGCACCGTCGGCTATGTTGCTCCAGGTATGACTTCCTCTCAATTCTCATTGTTTCCAAAATAA